The Faecalibacterium sp. I3-3-33 DNA window GCAGTTTATGGTTGCAGCAGGGCGCTTTTTGGTTTGTCTTTCCGGTTCGATCCAGCGCGAAAAGGGCTTTCCGAACAAATTTGAACGGGGCGTATCCCCCGGGGAGGACAACTACCATGAAAAAGAATACCACCCACAACCTGACCGTTGCAGCCATGCTCAGTGCGGTCGCCTTTATCCTGATGTTCATCGAGTTCCCGCTGCCGATGCTCATCCCGTCCTTCGTCAAGATGGACTTCTCCGACCTGCCCGCCCTGCTGGGTGCCTTTGCACTGGGCCCGGTGTACGGCGTGGTCATCAGCTTTATGAAGAACCTGCTGCACATCATCATCAAGGGCACCTCCACCGCCTGCGTGGGCGAGCTGTGCAACTTTATGCTGGGCGCGGTGTTCTCCGCTGTGGCGGGCTTTGTCTATAAGCGCCACAAGAGCCGCAAGACCGCTATTCTGGGCGCCATTGCCGGTGCAGCCGTTATGGCTGTGTTCAGCGTGCCCTCCAACTACTTCATCACCTACCCGGCCTATGTGCAGTTCTACCACATGCCGCTGGAAGCTATTCTGGGCATGTATCAGGCCATCCTGCCTTCTGCCGACAGCCTGATCAAGTGCCTTGTGATCTTCAATATGCCCTTCACGCTGGTCAAGGGTCTGCTGGACGCAGTGCTGTGCCTGCTGATCTATAAGCCCCTGTCTCCCATCCTGCACGGCCGCAAGTAAGCTGCTGAGATAACAGAGAGCCGGAAAGTCCGCAGACTTTCCGGCTCTCTTTCTTTCTAAAGCACAAAGTTTGCGGTCACGTCAGTTTCGCCCTGTCGGGCTTGACTGATGCTCCCTTTTGTCGCTGCGCGACATCTTCCCCCGGAGCGGGGGAAGTCTTTCCTCAAAGGGAGAGCTAAGAGCACTGCCGGAAACTTTCTCATTACATCTAATGCTTTAGCAATGGGCTTTAAACCTTGGCTCCCCCTTTGGGGGAGCTGGCGCGGGAGCGCCTGAGAGGGCGCACGCCGTCTTTACGCCAGCGCACCCTTATCCAGCCATTTGCCACGCGCCATGCGCAGCAAAAACAGTGCGCCGCGGGTGCAAAGCTCGGCGCACATAGCTGCCCATACGCCCACCAGCCCGAAGCGGGGAGCCAGCAGCACCGCCAAGGTCAGCCGCACGCCCCACATACTGACAAGGTTCAGGATAAAGCAGCCGGTGCTGTCGCCCGCACCCTGCATGGAGCCGCTGGCCACGATGCTTGCCCCGAACATCGGCTCGGCAAAGGCTTCGATGCGCAGCACCCGCGCGCCCAGCGCGATGACGGCGGCGTCGGCGGTGAAGATGCCCATCAGCTGCGGGGCAAACACATACAGCCCCACGCCGGTAAGCGCCATGATGCCCATGCCCATGGCGGTGCACAGCCATGCAAAGCGCTTGGCCATGTCCCGGCGGTTTGCGCCCACGGCCTGTCCCACCAGCGCAAGAGCGGCGTCCTGAATGCCGTAGCCCGCCATGTAGCACAGGCTCTCGGCGCTGACACCCAGACTGTTGGCGGCAATGGCGGTAGTGCCCAGCCCGGACACGATGCGCACCAGCAGCACCTGTGCCGAGGACAGGGCGGCACGCTCTGCCGCCAGCGGTGCGCCCACCTTCCACACGTTATGCAGGCAGGCGCGGGTAATGCGCCACGAGCCGGGCTTGCGGATGCACAGCGGGCCGTCCCGCAGCAGCAGAACGCCCAGCGCCAGCGTGCCGCCCACAGCGTTGGCAAGGGCTGTGCCCAGCGCTGCGCCCGGTACGCCCCAGCCCAGACCCCAGACCGTGAGGTTCTGGCCGAACACCGTCATCTCCCGGGTGGGGTTGATGAGGAAAAAGTTGAAGATGATGTCCAGCACGCAGGTGAACACACTAATAAGGCCCGGGGTCAGCGCATCACCGGTGGAGCGCAGCATGGCGGCGTAGGTGCCCATGGCCATGATAAAGGGCAGGGAAGCCGACCATATTGCAAAATAGGCCGAGGCATTTGCCCGCAGTGCTGTGTCTGCGCCCAGCCACCCGGGCAGAAACCGGCTGATGCCTACGCCAAAGGCCGCTGCGGCAAGACCCACTACCAGATTGAACAGCATGGACTGCCGCAAAACGCCACGGGCGTCCTGCTGGCGGTCTGCGCCCAGATACTGCGCCACCTGAATGGAAAAAGCCATGCACAGCCCGGCCAGCATCCCGTGCAGCAGCCATGTGCTGGAACTGACAATGCCAATGGAGGCAGTGGCGGCGGCACCGATATGTCCCACCATGGCTGCGTCGATGTACTCCATGGCGGTGACCACGATCTGCTGCAAAATGGAAGGAATGCTCAGCGTCAGCGCCACCTGTGCGGTGTGGCGCAGCGGCACCTGCTCGCCCTGCCGCATTCGGGCAGAGAGCTGCTCAAGTGTAATGGACATGGAACCTCCTGCGTTGTGGGTGAAAACTACAGACTAATACATTATTATAGAGAGCCGCGGGAGAAAAGTCAATCCAAAGTGAATTTTGCCGCCGGGATTGATTTTTGGTCTAGGGCGTGATACACTCACAACGTACTATACAGAAAGAAAGAGGAATGTTATCTTATGATCCAAATGCTTACCTCTGTCATCGGGCAGCGGGGCGTAGATGCCATGGCATTTTTGCTGGCGTTTGCTCTGACCGCTCTGACGGATTCCATTTTCCGCGATAAACTGCCCCACGACCATGGCCGCGCCTTTGCGGTGAACGGCGAGCTTTCCAAGGGCAAGGCGCGTGGCTCCGGCCTGATTTTTGTGCTGTGTATCGCACTGGTGTCGCTGGCGTTTCTGCCCTTCACCACCGAGTATGTAGTGTATAATGTGCTGCTCATCGCCTCTATGCTCTCCGGCTATCTGGACGATGCCGCCGAAACTGCCTGGAATGAGTACAAAAAGGGCATCATTGATTTTGTCATTGCGGTGCTGGCGGGTGTCACCTACCTGAACTTCAACGGCTGCGGGGTGCACTTTTTGCAGTGGAGTTTCACCCTGCCCTACGCGGTGTACCTGCTGCTCATCGTCATCCTCATCTGGGCAAGCATCAACGTGGTCAACTGCACCGACGGTGTGGACGGCCTTTCCGCCAGTCTGGCGGTGGTGACCATCGGCACCTATCTGCTGGCCTATAAGACCGAGTTGGGCACCTACGCCACCGCCGGTGTGGTGTTCATCGGTGCGCTGCTGGCCTACCTGTGGCTCAACGCCAAGCCCTCCAGCCTGCTGATGGGCGACGCCGGCAGCCGTGCCATGGGCTTTTTCATCGCCATGCTGTCGCTGAAGTGCGGCCATCCCTTCGCCTTCCTGCTGGCCGCCATCGTGTTTATCGCAGACGGCAGCCTGGGCATTTTGAAGATCAGCCTGAAGCGTTTTCTGCACATCTGGATCCTGAAAAACACCCTGACCCCCCTCCACGACCATGTGCGCAAGCGCAAGGGCTGGAGCGACGAGCAGGTGGTAGCCCGCTGGCTCATTCTGCAGTGTGTGGCCTCGGCTCTGCTGCTGCTCCTTGTGCGGGGCTGATGCCTGTTACAATTTCCCCTGTGAAAAAGCAAGCCCGGAAAGTCTGCGGACTTTCCGGGCTTGTTCTATCCTAAAATGTCAGCACTCTACCCCGGCCTTTTTGCACGCTGCCTGCACCACATGGCCTACCAGCACCGAGGTGGTCACGGTGCCCACGCCGCCGGGCACGGGGGTGATGGCGTCCACCACCGGCTCTGCGGCGGCAAACTGCACGTCACCGCACAGCTTGCCCTCCTCGTTTACATGGATGCCTACGTCCACGACCGTCTGGCCTGCCCGCAGGCAGTCTGCGCCCACAGCCGCCATCTTGCCCATGGCCACCACCACGATGTCGGTTTGCCTGCACACTTCCGGCAGGTTCTGGGTGCGGGAGTTGCACAGGGTGACGGTGGCGTTTTCCCGGTCCAGCATCATGGCGGCTGGCTTGCCCACCACTAGGCTGCGCCCTACCACAACGGCACGCTTGCCGGAAAGGGGAACATTATAATAGTTCAAAATTTCCATGCAGGCCTGCGCGGTGCAGGGGGCGTAGCCCAGCTCTGTATTCGTGAACACTCCGGCAAGGGAAGCGTCCGTAATGCCGTCAATGTCCTTTTCCGGGCGCAGGGCGGCGCGGACGGTGCGGTCATCGAACTGCTTGGGCAAGGGACGGAACAGCAGACAGCCGTGGATGCCGTCATCGGTGTTCACCTCGTCCAGTACCCGGAGCAGCTGCTCCTGTGTGGCGTCGGCGGGCAGCACGAACTGCTTGACTGCGACGCCCACCTTACCGCAGCGGGTCATCACGCCCCGCTCGTAGGAAAGGTCATCCTCCCGCTCGCCCACTCGCACCACGGCCAGCGTGGGGGTGATGCCCTTGGCTTTCAGCTGTTCGCAGAGCGCCGCGTTGCGCTCGTTCATGGCGGCCACCACCGGCGCGCCCTTTAAAATCGTTGCCATATACTTTCCCTCATTTGTGATATTATTTATTGCGGAGTTTCCCGCTGACGGCGGTGAAGGTTTCGTCTGCCCGGGGCACAAACTCTGCCAGCAATGCGTCTGCCCGGGCGTCCAGTGCGGCGGCGCGGGTGCGGTCTGCCATCAGCTTGGTGTTAATAAACACATTCAGGCTTGCGGCCTGCAAGGCAGCCTTGCACAGCACGGCGGCGCAGCCTGCATCCGATACCGCCAGCACGCTGCCTTTGGCGGCGTACTGCCCGGCCAGCGCGATGCCCTCGGCGCACTTTTCCATGATTTGCAGCGGCACGGCGCTTGCACCGTCCAGTGCGGCTTCCAGTACAGCGGCCTTGTGCGCGGTCTGCTCCGGGGTGTCCTTGGGCAGACCGTAGGCCGCAGCCAGCGGCGCAAAGGCATCGGCATCGGCCTGTACCAGCGCTTCCAGCTCCAGCCGCAGGGCCACGGCCCGGGCGTTCAGTGCCTGAATATCCGCTTCCACGGCGGCGTACTTCTTTTTACCGGTGGTCAGACAGCCCACCATGTTGCCCAGCGCCACACCGGCAGCGCCCACCAGCGCGGCCGTGCCGCCGCCGCCCGGCGTAGGCGCTTTGCTGGCAAGCTGTTCCAGAAATTGCGCGCAGCTTAAATCGTTCATTTCCATGTGTAGATACCCCTCTCTGTTACAAAGGCGTCCAGCCGCTGGTCGTGGGCGTCCACGGCGGCGCGGGGGACGCGCTGAACCTCCAATGCAATGCCGATCTTCACCGCCCGGGTGCAGCGGGGCAGGTAGCGGTCGTAGTAGCCCTTGCCCATGCCCACCCGGTAGCAGTCTGCGTCAAAGGCGGTGCAGGGCACCAGCACCAGATCCAGCTGCTCCGGCTGCAAAAGGGTGGAGCGCTCCGGCACCGGCGCACGGATGCCGTACTGTCCCACCGCCCAGCCGTCCGCGCCCGGCACGGCTGCGGTAAGGGTAAATCCCTCGCCGCACACCGGGTAGGCTACCGTCTTACCCTGCCGGACAGCTTCGGCAGCCACGGCTGCAAGGTCAGCTTCGCCCCCAAAGGCTGCGTAGAGCAAAAGGGTATGGGCAGTGCGGTAGGCGTCCAGTTCCAGCACCCGGCGGCACAGCGCCGCATTGGCGGCGGCGCGCTGCGGCGCATCCAGCGCTTTGCGGGCGGCACGGCCTGCAGCGCGCTGCGCCTGTTTTTCCTCGGCAATGGTCATACAAAACATCTCGCTTCACCTGTGAAAGAGGATACTTGAAAAATATACAAAATCGACAGCGCATTTTTATACAAACATAATAAACACTTCAGACAAAAAAAGCAAGCCTTTTGGCGAAAAGAGGATTGAAGCCGCCGCCGCTTTCTGCTATGATTATCTTACAGCAGCAAGCGCCGTGCGGGCGCTGCGCTGAGAGAATCTACAATATTTTGTGGAGAGGGGCAAGTAAAATGTACAAGGATATGATGGACACCATCGGCATGGTCAATGCAGCCGACCCGGAACTGGGCGCAGCCATGGAGCGGGAGCTGACCCGTCAGCGCGAGAACATTGAGCTGATCGCCAGCGAGAACATCGTTTCGCCCGCCGTGATGGCAGCCATGGGCAGCGTGCTGACCAACAAGTACGCCGAGGGTCTGCCCGGCAAGCGCTACTACGGCGGCTGTGTCTATGTGGATGAGGTGGAGAATATTGCCATCCGGCGCGCCTGCCAGCTGTTCGGGGCAAAGTACGCCAACGTCCAGCCCCATTCCGGCGCACAGGCCAACCTTGCCGTGTATTTTGCCCTGCTGGAGCTGGGCGATACCGTTATGGGCATGGACCTTTCGCAGGGCGGTCACCTGACCCATGGTTCCCCGGTGAATATGTCCGGTAAAAACTACCACTTCATCTCCTACGGCGTTGGCGCAGACGGCGTCATCGACTACGCCGAACTGGAAAAGCAGGTGCGCAAGGTGCGCCCCAAGATGCTGGTGGCAGGCGCTTCTGCCTACCCCCGCGCCATCGACTTTGAAAAGCTGGCCGAGATCGCCCACGGCTACGGCGCATACCTGATGGTGGATATGGCGCACATTGCCGGTCTGGTGGCGGGCGGTCAGCACCAGAGCCCCGTACCCTACGCCGACGTGGTGACCACCACCACCCACAAGACCCTGCGCGGACCCCGCGGCGGCCTGATTCTGACCAACAACCCCATCATTGCCAAGCGCATCAACTCGGCAGTGTTCCCCGGCACACAGGGCGGCCCTCTGGAGCACGTGATTGCAGCAAAAGCCGTCTGCTTTGGCGAGGCACTGAAGCCGGAGTTCAAGGAATATGCCCGCAAGATCGTAGAAAATGCACAGGCGCTGGCTGCGGCCTTGCAGCAGCGCGGGGTCAAGCTGGTATCCGGCGGCACCGACAACCACCTGATGCTCATTGACCTGCGGGACGAGGAGTGCACCGGCAAGGACTTGGAGCAGCGCTTGGACAGCGTGCACATCACCGCCAACAAGAACACCGTCCCCGGCGAGACCCGCAGCCCCTTTGTGACCTCCGGCGTGCGTCTGGGCACCCCGGCTGTCACCACCCGCGGCATGGGTGCAGCCGAGATGCAGGTGATCGCGGACTGCATTGCAGACTGCATCTGGCACTATGAGGAGAAGAAAGACGAGATCAGCGCCCGCGTTCTGCGCCTGACCCGGGAGTTCCCGCTGTACCAGTAAAAGCGAACCATAAATAATAAGGCATCCGCAGCCGTTCTGCCAAGCGTGCAGGGCTGCGGATGCCTTTTGCTACAAAAAAGGAGAAGAACGATGGAAAGCTTGGGACTTTTGCATCTGTATTACGGCGACGGCAAGGGCAAGACCACAGCCGCCATGGGACTTGCCCTGCGGGCACTGGGCAGCGGAAAACGTGTAGTCATCGTGCAGTTTTTAAAGGGCGGGCAGAGCGGCGAGATCCCGCTGCTGGAGCAGCTGGGCGCCACCGTTTACCGGGGCAAGGCCGGGCAGAAATTCGTCTTTCAGATGAACGAAGCCGAAAAGGCTGCTACCCGCGATCTGCAAAACAAAAATCTTGCGGCGGCGCTGGCGCAGCCCTGTGATCTGCTGGTGCTGGACGAAGCCGGCAGCGCGTGGGAACTGGACATGGTGGACAAAGACCTGCTGCAGCAGGCGGTGCTGCACCGCCCCGCCGGGCAGGAGTGCGTCCTGACCGCCCACGCCGCCCCCGGGTGGATGCTGGACGCCGCAGACTACCTCACCGAGATGTGCTGCCGCCGCCATCCCTACCAAAAGGGCATCGCCGCACGGAAGGGCATTGAGTATTAAGATTGTGGCAAAAGGAGTTGTTGCACAGGATGTAACAACTCCTTTTGTGGTCTTATACCTTCCAGAACGCTGCCAACGCCGTTTCCAGCGCAGCGGTGCCGGGCAGATACCGGATATGCTGCCAGTGCGGCGGGAACAGGCGGGCGGTGTCGGGCTGCGCAAAGCGGTCGTCCAAAAGCAGCACCACGCCCTTGTCCTGCGGGGTGCGCACCACCCGCCCGGCGGCTTGCAGTACCTTGTTCATGCCCGGGTAGCGGTAGGCGTAGTCAAAGCCGCAGCCGGACTGCTCCTCATAATAGCGGCGCAGCATCTCCTGCCGGGGGTTCACCTGCGGCAGACCCACCCCCACGATGGCGCAGCCGATGAGCCGGTCGCCCACAAGGTCTACGCCCTCGCCGAAGATGCCGCCCATCACGGCAAAGCCCAGCAGCGTTTGGGCAGGGTGGGGCACGAACTGCGCCAGAAACTCCGCGCGCCCGGCATCATCTAAGCTGCGCTGCTGCACAAGGGTGTGGATATCCGGCCAGCGGGCGGCAAAGGCTTCGTACACCTGCTGCAAATAGGCGTAGCTGGGGAAAAACGCCAGATAGTTGCCGGTCTTGCCCCGCGCCAGCGCCGCCAGCGCATCGGCTACGGCGGGCACACTGGCTTCCCGCTGGTGGTAGCGGGTGGAGATGCCCGGCAGGCAGAACAGCCCCAGATTTTCCGGCGGGAAAGGGCTTGGCAGCGCCACCGCTCGGGCATCGGCGCAGCCCAGCACGTTGCGGTAAAAGGCGGGCGGGGTCAACGTGGCACTGAACAGTGCCGCGCTGCGCCCTGCCGCCAGACTGGCGTCCACAAAGGGGGCGGGGTCTAAGCAGAGCAGATGCAGCTCCAGCTCGCTGCCCCGGGCGGTGAGCTGGGTAACAAAATGGCTGTCGTACCGGTCGGCGGCGCGGGCGATATCCTGCAAGGCAAAGTAAAGCTCCAGCAGCTGCGCATGGGCGGGGTCCTCGGGGTTCTGTTCCAGCCAATCCTGTAAAGGGGTGTGCACCGCCCGCAGGGCAGCGGGCAAAGCGGCGGGCAGCTGCTGCAAAAACACGGTGCCATCCCGGGCATACAGCGGCTGAGGCAGGGCAAAGTCCGGGGCAGCTTCGGCGGGCAAAAGGCTCACCTGTGCGGGTTCTGTCTCCCCGGCGGGCTCTGCGCCTATACGGGGCGCAGCCTGTGCGCAGGCCTTGCGCGCCGCCAGAAAGACTTTATCCGCCTTGGTCAGTGCGGTCTTTAAGCTGCTTTTGCCCTTGCCCAGCGCCCGCTTTGCCTCGGTCAGGCTGCTTTTGGCAAACTGCGCCGAGTACATGGCGCGGGCTCTGTCCGGCAGGTTGTGCGCCTCGTCAATGAGGAACAGCCAGTCCCCGGCGGCATCAAAAAAGCGCTTGAGGTGCACCACCGGGTCAAACAGATAGTTGTAGTCCCCGATGACCACATCGCACCACTCGCTCAAGTCCAGCCCCAATTCAAAGGGACACACCGAGAACTGCCGGGCGGTGTCCGCCAGTGCGGCGCGGCTGAAACTGCCGCTGCCGTCCAGCAGAGCCGCCAGCGCGTCCTTGCGGCGGTCGTAGTAGCCGTTGGCGAAGGGACAGGCTTCCGGCAGACAGGCGGGATGCCCTTCGGCGTCCGGGTGCAGACAAGCTTTTTCCTTGGCGGTCAGGGTCACACTGCGCAGTGCAAGGCCGGGCTGGGCGGCACGCAGCCGTGCCACTGCGTCCTCGGCGGCGGCTTGGGTGGTGTTGCGGGCGGTCAGGTAGAACAGCTTTGCGCCGCAGCCCTCGCCCATGGCTTTCAGGGCAGGGAAGAGCGCGCTCATGGTCTTGCCGATGCCGGTAGGTGCCTGACAAAAAACGCGGGTGCCGCCCTTGCGGTCGGCGCTTTTTCCGGCGCGGCAGGCGCGGTACACTTCGCCCGCCAGCGCCCGCTGCCCGGGGCGGTACTCCGCAAAGGGAAATTGCAACGCCGCAAGGCTCTGGCTGCGCCGGGTGTCCCAGTCCAGCTGCCGCTGCGCCCACGGGGCGTACTGCGTTAAAAGCTGCTGCAAAAACTGCTCCAGCTGCTGCCGGGTGAACTGCCGGGTAAAGCGTAGGATCTGGTCGGTATCAACCTGATAATAGGTCAGCCGCACCGCAAGCGCATCCAGCCCCTGCTGGCTGCTAAAAATGGCGGCATATACCATGCCCTGCGCCCAGTGGCAGGGGTTCAGCTCCTCGGTGATCTCCTCATAGGGGACAGTGGTGGTCTTGATCTCGTCAATGGTCACGGTGCCGTTTTCGTCGGTGAAAATGCCGTCTGCCCGGCCCTCCAGCGTAAAGGCGATGCCG harbors:
- a CDS encoding ECF transporter S component — protein: MKKNTTHNLTVAAMLSAVAFILMFIEFPLPMLIPSFVKMDFSDLPALLGAFALGPVYGVVISFMKNLLHIIIKGTSTACVGELCNFMLGAVFSAVAGFVYKRHKSRKTAILGAIAGAAVMAVFSVPSNYFITYPAYVQFYHMPLEAILGMYQAILPSADSLIKCLVIFNMPFTLVKGLLDAVLCLLIYKPLSPILHGRK
- a CDS encoding MATE family efflux transporter, producing MSITLEQLSARMRQGEQVPLRHTAQVALTLSIPSILQQIVVTAMEYIDAAMVGHIGAAATASIGIVSSSTWLLHGMLAGLCMAFSIQVAQYLGADRQQDARGVLRQSMLFNLVVGLAAAAFGVGISRFLPGWLGADTALRANASAYFAIWSASLPFIMAMGTYAAMLRSTGDALTPGLISVFTCVLDIIFNFFLINPTREMTVFGQNLTVWGLGWGVPGAALGTALANAVGGTLALGVLLLRDGPLCIRKPGSWRITRACLHNVWKVGAPLAAERAALSSAQVLLVRIVSGLGTTAIAANSLGVSAESLCYMAGYGIQDAALALVGQAVGANRRDMAKRFAWLCTAMGMGIMALTGVGLYVFAPQLMGIFTADAAVIALGARVLRIEAFAEPMFGASIVASGSMQGAGDSTGCFILNLVSMWGVRLTLAVLLAPRFGLVGVWAAMCAELCTRGALFLLRMARGKWLDKGALA
- a CDS encoding phospho-N-acetylmuramoyl-pentapeptide-transferase, with translation MIQMLTSVIGQRGVDAMAFLLAFALTALTDSIFRDKLPHDHGRAFAVNGELSKGKARGSGLIFVLCIALVSLAFLPFTTEYVVYNVLLIASMLSGYLDDAAETAWNEYKKGIIDFVIAVLAGVTYLNFNGCGVHFLQWSFTLPYAVYLLLIVILIWASINVVNCTDGVDGLSASLAVVTIGTYLLAYKTELGTYATAGVVFIGALLAYLWLNAKPSSLLMGDAGSRAMGFFIAMLSLKCGHPFAFLLAAIVFIADGSLGILKISLKRFLHIWILKNTLTPLHDHVRKRKGWSDEQVVARWLILQCVASALLLLLVRG
- a CDS encoding bifunctional 5,10-methylenetetrahydrofolate dehydrogenase/5,10-methenyltetrahydrofolate cyclohydrolase is translated as MATILKGAPVVAAMNERNAALCEQLKAKGITPTLAVVRVGEREDDLSYERGVMTRCGKVGVAVKQFVLPADATQEQLLRVLDEVNTDDGIHGCLLFRPLPKQFDDRTVRAALRPEKDIDGITDASLAGVFTNTELGYAPCTAQACMEILNYYNVPLSGKRAVVVGRSLVVGKPAAMMLDRENATVTLCNSRTQNLPEVCRQTDIVVVAMGKMAAVGADCLRAGQTVVDVGIHVNEEGKLCGDVQFAAAEPVVDAITPVPGGVGTVTTSVLVGHVVQAACKKAGVEC
- a CDS encoding cyclodeaminase/cyclohydrolase family protein gives rise to the protein MEMNDLSCAQFLEQLASKAPTPGGGGTAALVGAAGVALGNMVGCLTTGKKKYAAVEADIQALNARAVALRLELEALVQADADAFAPLAAAYGLPKDTPEQTAHKAAVLEAALDGASAVPLQIMEKCAEGIALAGQYAAKGSVLAVSDAGCAAVLCKAALQAASLNVFINTKLMADRTRAAALDARADALLAEFVPRADETFTAVSGKLRNK
- a CDS encoding 5-formyltetrahydrofolate cyclo-ligase, whose protein sequence is MTIAEEKQAQRAAGRAARKALDAPQRAAANAALCRRVLELDAYRTAHTLLLYAAFGGEADLAAVAAEAVRQGKTVAYPVCGEGFTLTAAVPGADGWAVGQYGIRAPVPERSTLLQPEQLDLVLVPCTAFDADCYRVGMGKGYYDRYLPRCTRAVKIGIALEVQRVPRAAVDAHDQRLDAFVTERGIYTWK
- the glyA gene encoding serine hydroxymethyltransferase; this encodes MYKDMMDTIGMVNAADPELGAAMERELTRQRENIELIASENIVSPAVMAAMGSVLTNKYAEGLPGKRYYGGCVYVDEVENIAIRRACQLFGAKYANVQPHSGAQANLAVYFALLELGDTVMGMDLSQGGHLTHGSPVNMSGKNYHFISYGVGADGVIDYAELEKQVRKVRPKMLVAGASAYPRAIDFEKLAEIAHGYGAYLMVDMAHIAGLVAGGQHQSPVPYADVVTTTTHKTLRGPRGGLILTNNPIIAKRINSAVFPGTQGGPLEHVIAAKAVCFGEALKPEFKEYARKIVENAQALAAALQQRGVKLVSGGTDNHLMLIDLRDEECTGKDLEQRLDSVHITANKNTVPGETRSPFVTSGVRLGTPAVTTRGMGAAEMQVIADCIADCIWHYEEKKDEISARVLRLTREFPLYQ
- a CDS encoding cob(I)yrinic acid a,c-diamide adenosyltransferase; this translates as MESLGLLHLYYGDGKGKTTAAMGLALRALGSGKRVVIVQFLKGGQSGEIPLLEQLGATVYRGKAGQKFVFQMNEAEKAATRDLQNKNLAAALAQPCDLLVLDEAGSAWELDMVDKDLLQQAVLHRPAGQECVLTAHAAPGWMLDAADYLTEMCCRRHPYQKGIAARKGIEY
- a CDS encoding ATP-dependent DNA helicase, whose translation is MASIHLPIRQLVEFLLRTGSIDSRFAGFDRANEGARIHRKLQKAAGEGYQAEVFLSAKWEACGIAFTLEGRADGIFTDENGTVTIDEIKTTTVPYEEITEELNPCHWAQGMVYAAIFSSQQGLDALAVRLTYYQVDTDQILRFTRQFTRQQLEQFLQQLLTQYAPWAQRQLDWDTRRSQSLAALQFPFAEYRPGQRALAGEVYRACRAGKSADRKGGTRVFCQAPTGIGKTMSALFPALKAMGEGCGAKLFYLTARNTTQAAAEDAVARLRAAQPGLALRSVTLTAKEKACLHPDAEGHPACLPEACPFANGYYDRRKDALAALLDGSGSFSRAALADTARQFSVCPFELGLDLSEWCDVVIGDYNYLFDPVVHLKRFFDAAGDWLFLIDEAHNLPDRARAMYSAQFAKSSLTEAKRALGKGKSSLKTALTKADKVFLAARKACAQAAPRIGAEPAGETEPAQVSLLPAEAAPDFALPQPLYARDGTVFLQQLPAALPAALRAVHTPLQDWLEQNPEDPAHAQLLELYFALQDIARAADRYDSHFVTQLTARGSELELHLLCLDPAPFVDASLAAGRSAALFSATLTPPAFYRNVLGCADARAVALPSPFPPENLGLFCLPGISTRYHQREASVPAVADALAALARGKTGNYLAFFPSYAYLQQVYEAFAARWPDIHTLVQQRSLDDAGRAEFLAQFVPHPAQTLLGFAVMGGIFGEGVDLVGDRLIGCAIVGVGLPQVNPRQEMLRRYYEEQSGCGFDYAYRYPGMNKVLQAAGRVVRTPQDKGVVLLLDDRFAQPDTARLFPPHWQHIRYLPGTAALETALAAFWKV